Sequence from the Phragmites australis chromosome 11, lpPhrAust1.1, whole genome shotgun sequence genome:
ATATATCCGAACTTACTTGGAATTGTGCTTGATATATGCTGTTATGGTGGGCTATGTGTTGCAGACTGAACAGAAGAAGCAAGCTGCTGCAGATGTTCTTTTCCACTATTCGCAGTTCGTTATGGTGTGCATTGGTGAGGGCGTTCGCCCAACTGATCTCAGGTTGCACCTTATGAAGGTATATTTAGGAAGTTGCTAAATTTCAGATGCCTGTAATCAGCGCTCTTTTCAGTCAGATCCTGGCCACTGGATGTGGATCTGACGGATGATACATTGTCTTCAACATCTGCCCAAATCGCGCGACTGCTTGTCTTCCTTCCTCACCGTCGTTCTTCCTCACGCATCGCCCCTGCCCTTCCCATCTCCGGCAGCAAGGATGTCGCCGGATCCACTCCCGCAGCCCCTGCCACATTAACTTGGTTCGCCGTGACACCCCCGCCCCACCCTAGCCCACTGGTGGTCCTTTGCCCCCTGCGACCGGCGGCGTGCCCGTCGGCTCGCTGCCCACCCACAATCCGCCTCTTCCGCTTGGCCGGCTTGCCTCCCCGGAGTTTCTTCTAAGCCCGGAATCCATGGAATCCTCCCAAACCCAAACCCGAAAGCCCTCTTCCCTAACTCCAACTGGAGGTAAATGTTGCCTGAAATCTCCCAATTTCAGGCATCTGAAGAATAGGAAGTGTGGTATATTTATTACCTTGAATTACTTTTACGATTCCTCAGTGCTGTGCATTtatcatacttttttttttaaagtgctTCCGAGCATATGCATGCATTATTCTTGTTAGAgtttccttctttcttttcgTTTCCATGACATTGTCGAGTTACTAAAGTTGAGGATGTTTCAACCCACATAATGAGAAAGAGTAAACGATAACATTGTTTCACTAGTCCATCTGAAGTTCCAGAATGTTCCCGAAGTTAATAGAGATCAAGGCCTTTATGTCCTTAACACCTTCTGCTCTGTCTTTCAATTATTTTGCACCTACCCTCTCTTTTTCAGTTGCTCAGTGATGAGACGCATAATTCGTACAAAGTTTTGTACAAGAATCAGACAAATGACTGAAAAGTTTGTGCTGTAGCTTGGAACTGTTATTTGTATTCCCATTGTTCTCACCGTTTCCCTTTTTGCCTAATGAATATAACCATGGTAATACTATTCTTTCTGCAACCAGTAGTAATTCACAACAATCAGCAGGCTGTTCTAAGTTGAGAGGTCAAATACACTCCACATCATGTAAGAATCGATACCCAAGATTAGAGTACGGATCCCATCCATTTATCTACTTCCATTAGATCCATCTTTCGCTTCTACTGCTGTGGCAACCTGGTTTGCACACGCTTAGCCTGCCCACGCGCTTGGATGCCAGTGACTGCTTTCACAAGTCTTGAGCAAGCGGGTGCTGTGCAGGCTGCTGGGACCTAAGCACATCCTCCACCCAGAACACCCTGTACTGGAGCGCTGTGCAACGAGAGCTAATCATCTCGAGCCGCCATGCAACAAATGTGAAAGGTGTAACAATGGCTGATCTTCTTGATCAGGAGTTCAGGACTGTTTTCGATCTTGGGAGGAAAACATGAATTGGTATGGCTTTGAGGAGGTTTATTGACAAAATACACAGGTCACTCCTTGCTAAGCGTCACATTGGGATTCACGTAAGTGGTCAGTGCCTGACTGACCTACTAATGATGTTATATGACATACTAAACTTAGTGACCTAAACATGCCTTCCTTGAACCTATGCGACAAGTTCAGTGAACCATGGTGCAATTtattctattatttttcttaagcGGATCCTTGTCGAATTCAGTTTCCTGTATCCAGCATGCTTCCATGTGCTCTGAATTCTTGTGTCATGTCAGTAGCTTTTATGTTGTTCCACTATCACCAAATGATTTGCCTCCTGTAAGATTCCTTGCTATTATGGCTTAAGTTTTGGTGGTGTAAGTTGTAGTCACGATGGATGAGCTTCTGGAACTCAGCGGCTGGTGGCACTGTGGCCAAGGAGAGATATGCTGGTGCACAAGATGAATAGGGGAGGGAAGGGGCCTGTTGTTGCTTGCCTTTGATGAATAATGTCTAGCTTTTTTAAATATGGTCTTCCTAACTTAATGAATCGAATCTGGTACTAAATCATAACAAATAGATTGGATAGCCCTAACTACTAGATAGAGCTGCCGACCAACTTTCAGTGGCACCATGGGGCTGTTGGCCCGGCAGCCGAACCGGGCGCTCCTCCCACGTGCTGTGCACAGCTGCTGTTTGACCCGCCTCCTTGGTAGTGAAGCCCCACCATGACATTTGTACTCTTATCAATTGAGTATATTGCTTCTTGCCTGTGGAACTGAGATGGAATTAGCTGATTTGGTTGTCGATCTAATTTTTTGAAACATAAATTCAGATTTACACTTCGGGCTATAATTGTCCAGCAGATATCTCAATACAGAATAGATTGTGAGGTTTATATTTTGTGTACCATTTGGCTAGAAATAGAATCTCCAATTTTGTTGCAAGGTGATTCAACACAAAAGTCTCTGAAATGATAACCATGTTCATGCCACACTGTGTAAAAGAGGTTTATCCTTCATTGAGAACGTACTAGTGGCACCCTGTTTAGAAATTTAAGCTTCCAGTGTATTGAAACTTAAGTGTGAGGACTCAACACATACTAGTGTGGTTCTTTTTTCAAACATGTGTGTGTCTTGGTGTTCAGGCTATGTGATACAGAAGTTCCTCAAACCTTGTATGGCATAAGGTGAGGTGCATGTCATTATGGTTCAGCACATCAGTGACTGTACCAGCCAGTTTGTAAACTGCATGAATGGTTTGGGCATTCCAAAAGGAATGGGTTTCAGCTGGTGTAATAGCTGTCTAGGGAACATATAGTTGTGCTCTTAATATTTATTGTTTGGGTAATGAATATGATTCACAGATgttattctttttctcttcgaTGCAATATTGTTCTTGCTGTGGTCCATGAGGCTCATATGATGCTAACATAGATTATTTGCTCTCTTTCTTCAGGAAGTTTCAGGAATGCCCACTTCTCTAAAGGAGCCACAACAGGCTGCTGCCTCACCGGATTCTAGTGGTGAACCGTCGTCCTCTGGAACAATGAAAGGAGACAAGAACGGAATCTCCTAAGCTTCATAAATCATCCGGCTCCGGTCTCCTGGTGTTCCTTATGCACTGAGAAGACAGTAACGTTCGGATGATGAGACCTAATTGTATCATTCATTCATAGGAATGTAAATATGTTAGCATGGTTGCCTACAATTTCTTTTTATGACCATGCAGAAGGAACATGGTTCATCGCCAACCTTGCTGTTCTGCTGCTTTATATTCTTTTTCGACAGGATAGATGATGGCGAATGGATACTATTCTGTTTTAAGTGAGTTTCATGTGAGTTGTGATAATCTATTTACTTGCGCTCCTTGTTTGGCTGTTCCCTTCTTTCTATTTGTTCAACTAGCGTGGCCCTACCTAGGTCACCGAGGACTTTGGGCCTGCGTACCTTCTCCGATTGGAGAGACAGTGTCACCCGGTGTGTGGGCTTGGATCCATACGTGAATATACTTGATTTGTAATTTAAATTAAGAGTTAATTTACTAACTACCATcgtaaaagttataaaagttaGAAAATAATATCAGTACAGAATGACACGTGGGTCATGGGCCTACATGTCCTTCTCATAGCTAATAGTATTTTCCTATATGAACACTTTTACAATGGTATTTATCTAATTTTGcctaaattaaacataaaaacAGGTTACCGGTACTGTGCGCTTGAGCTTTTCCCCCGAGGTATACTTCTCCAGTTGGATATAAATGAAGTTGTAACTAAACGATCTAAAGAAAGGGAAGTCAATTTGGTAGGTTTTTCCCGTCATTTCCTCTGACCAAAAcaaggatgacatgtgggcAAAGATGCTgatgtggatgatgatgtggcaAACTGAGCTGACTGAATTTATTGAGTGACACGTGTTGAGTTCCTATTGGTGGATGAAGAGGTATCAGAAGGATCTAATCATGGCCTTTGATCTTAGATTGGATGACTGAGGTGAGATAGCGATGGGATTCAGCCGGCGGCTCGAGTTCGTATGATGGAGGGAGCTTGGACAAGGTGAAGGCTCGCCGGAGTTCGGCGAAATCCTCGTCGCTGGTGTCGGTTTTCAACAGCGAGCGGCAGAGGAGCTTCGGGAGTGCGAGGGGAACTCGTTTGGAGGCTTACCTCGGGCGACACGGCatgggaaggtggtcggcgacggaggaggcggcggctgcgTACGGGAGCATATCGGGGAGGTCGCTCTGATGGCCGGGAGGCAAGAGCGAGGGCACGGGAGTGCTCAACAGATGACAGCAAAGCTCGAGGATGGGGCGGCGATGGCAAAACACGGTGGGCGCGACATCGAGCTCAACCGAGGGATGGCGAAGGCGACGGCTAGGCTTCGGCTGACTCGGCGAAATAGGGCGTGAGAAGCGGGGATCTCAGTGGAATTAAGACTAGATACGAGACGGCTTGCTCGGCCGCTATTTATATGCGGCCTTCATGGCGTGCATGCCAAGATAGgggagagaggcggcggcgTTGTTGGCTCGGGCTCGGTCGGGAGTCCGGGTCGGAGACGACGAAGGGTGTGGCCCCATGTGTCGGTGTGCAAAGAAGGCGAAAGCGAGCGCGATGTGCCATCAGGTGCAGTAGATGTGGCGTCAGGATAAGGTGCACGCGCGGCCTGGGAGAGAGGAGGCGGGGCGCAGGTGGATGGGCTGGGGTGGCCGAGCTTAGGCGAGAAGGAAGAGAGCGGCGGGGAAAAACAGGCTAGCTCGGGCCAGCCAAGGCGGAAGAGGGAAGAGGAGGCTAGAAAGGAGTGGGGTGGTGGCTGGGCTGGCTTCAGTTGGCCCAGGGGGAATTGGGTTGGGTTTCTTTTTATTTTGGGAATTTctagaaaagaagaaagcaataaaaatccaaataaaataccaaataaagcctagaaatttctagaaaatttcaacaagcttttgaaaatattttagaagctgaataaaatattttgaacttatgaaaacattttagaacttttgaaattttaaataactcaaaagaattcaaataaactccaaagaagctcaaataaaatccagagaaaatcaacaactcaaaataaaacctaaatgtcTATttatcagcatgaatgcattcaaaaaaataataaccttattcaaatttgaatttgaatttagaaaataggattttttttttctattctaattatttaatctaatactaatcttgaaattttttagaaatttgagaaacctgAAATTCTGGGTGTGATAGTACGCCTCCTCAGAGTGTGGCCGATCCTCATCCATGACATGCTCCACAACTTGATCCCATTCATCAATCCACCTCTGCACACGTGACGCAAAAGTGCGCGTGGAATGAGCCCCCCTCCGCATCAACCTATAAAAGCATTTGTACGTGAAAATAGATGTATATGTGAGACTtatgaaaatgtaattacaatgTACGCACCTGTGTATGTTGATGGGCATCGTCTTAGTCAGCTGTAGGGGGCGCTGCAAGGAAccatctaaatagtattctaattaatcattaaatcaatcatttacttaatcacgacttgaatgattaatcaaaataccgcttcggtagtcccagcacgtgttttgtgcccaagatcagaacacatgcatttccaacatatcacatcacaacaaagcttaacaagagcgagtaattaaattatattacaagttcttaagcatccataatttcttacaatttacagcaaaagagagctagaagAAGATTGAAACTAATCAACTTCTAGACCAAAGAGAACTATACAACGGAAGCTAaaactatgaacaacaaaaagaggatggagccatatgcccttaggcccCATCACAAAATCACGAcatccgagtagttgcctactcatgctcATCACCAACCTTGAtgggcgtgaagtagctaaaTACCAACTCCTCATGGCCAGTAGCACttgaaagagcagtgtgagtataaaggtactcgcaagacttaatctatattggGTACTTACAGATAacctgactctaaggattatgaaTTAGGATGTTAGCAACAATacaaccacatggttaagtaaatttatatccaaaagcaaaatttgacaaaaacatgTGTGTGCATCAagacttaaccaacacaactatctaaccTATAACCATTgactaaacatatatgtaaaaggaaccataatAATAATATCTGTAAATACCCATCTCAACTCAACAACCATTTCAAACCAAActtgaaactctacgaccgcaataaatggacaaaagcatactTATGACCGAGAGTACGAcacttcaaaatatttttacaccctgcagggggtacaactttacccacaagactcaaggaccatacggcttgagtgaccatACAGGTCCACCTAAGGGGGTACTTGTGCCAACCTTTCCAAATAAGCCCTAACCATATGAATCGGACATCGCTCAGTGAggagcccacttaggttaactcttggagcaacctcaagtgtctcttacaagcctgcacgctcacaccgtcgatgtgcaagctcaaatgattatagctccagaggtattcagcttatcttACTATTAAATCAACATGTGGTAaatacggtaagtgctagagccaactgcaacaatgattgttgcttaagcgacgcaagcggtctatgatGTTTATATTCCTTTCCCGACCTACCCCGGGAACTCCACATCAGGGCAGGAAAAACACccttaacaccgcccacatctcgccttatcctcactactcaaccaaacaataccatcaacccaacattaTTATCAACATGACAGTAATTAAAGCATATAGCTCGTGAATGGAGTTGAATCACCGCTCGGCTTCTATCGAAGAATCTATGCATGGCCTCGGCTTCTACCGAAGAAtctatgcatggctaagcatttcagttaacttttaaactagaccatcatcaagttaaacctCGGTTACAAGGAGATGGATCACCAATGACTCAAGATGGGGTGTAATGTATCAACATTAGGTTCTATCCATACAAAACCTAACATCAACTCAATAACATGGATAACGTACATAAACATAtgttatcatattagacacatataatccaaattaataggagaaatatgcttagatgcttgccttgctgctcaggcggctgtctgatgctacccacacagGATTCATAGAACCTATGTGgctcggtgtcaccttcaaccacacccgcATCATGCTTCGGATCCTCgctcactaaagaagaacgtgtgcaatgataagcatgaatgaAGTACAACAATGTATGTTACTATATGCATAACAAGCTAACAGTGCAAGACATGCgaaaataatagcaaactttgcGATCTAAATGACTTCGGAAAGTTAACATGAGGCTAGAGACTCCAGGTTGAACTCAGAACCTCTGGgttccggagtcttcgggtgaaCCTCCAGGTGGGGATCCTTGGGTATTTTTTGTTAGGATCACCTAGAATCTCCAGGTTCCATAGTCTCCAAGTGAAGCTCCGAGTGTGGGTCCTCAggtatttttggttaggatcacTTAGAACCTCCGTGTTGTGACCCGGAATCTCTTGGTTCCTGTAGAATACATGTTTTGCAACATTTTTTTCGACCGATTCAACTTGCACAttaaatctatcctacataaacatatctatacactatacaaaaggttctagactcaacttgcacctaaaccctaactattTTTTAGCATGATTCATCGgggttttcactgggctacccgAACTATCCGGGTTCTACTCGGACTATCTGAGTTGTCCAGAGAGGTTGTTTCGAGGGGGAAAACTCAgctgatttgatttgcgagcctctctaAACCAAAGGGagatatgtttgagatagttcatggagtctagaactcactcactaaCCTAGAAACATGATTCCTAGCACAAAACTCATTtgaatcctctctttttgctccaaagctcaagaactcaaaaacttcgcaaacttagctccaaactcgaAATCAACCCACCAAAACTCGCATCCTTTCCacgggagcctaagagactcacccaagatgctttgtcGAGGTTGGTGACTATCGGTGGAAGGTAGACAAGcttgggaagaggaagaacaccggTACTCCTCGTGCTTCATCCAAGAACACCATGAGATATTaaaatcggctcgaatccttcgaaaaatgaaaatgaattggatggatgaggaaCTTAGGAGATAAGGATCGTATTAgtaacacatgcatacctcgattccttctcttgaggtgggattttgtggagaaggagggagtgcttgagagagggaggggctcCTTTGGCTTGGCCGGTTGGAGAGGAGAGAAAGCTCAggtgagagagtgagtgagagagagagagagagagagggcaggtgggctaAAGCCTAAGAGAGTGaagggtggttggcccactggGTGAGGTCCACATATTAGAGAATAAGTCTGTTTCAATTGtgaattcatttctttctctcccgaattttcttctctcatccaattgacttaaagccaagtgctctaatgctccaaaacaaaattattcaaaattaaacctaatgctTATAAAGCATGATTAGGATTAATTACGTAATTacggatttgggacgtgacaggaATGCTTGGAACTTCCCAAATTACCGCATCACGTGATGCAGTGAGTATTCTTCAATGTAGATGTCGTAAACGAGGGCTCAAGTTGTGAGCTAGTACTCCTGATCGAGTAAGCAAAGCACCAAAAGTGCAAGTGGAGCACGTCAAAATACCTCATCCTTCGTGTACAGCCTCTAGCGGACACAGTTCACCGTCAACTCATTGAACTAGTGAACGAAGTTCGGGTATGCGCAGTGTGTTTGCATGCTGGATCAACTCGACTGTGCAACCAAAATAAGTTAAAGAAACTAACAAGGAAGTAGTGAACATATACGTACACAAATATCATAACACTTACCCTATGTCTGCACCACAACAACCCCATGGTAGGGTCGTCGATGCCATCTGTAGGGAAATAGTACGCGCTATGGTTGACAATAGGCCTGCCGATGGCAATGCACTCGTACGACCACATCTGAAGCAGCAGGGGACACTCGGTGAGGATCACGTTGTTGTTGGTCTTCGGGCAAGTATCGCACAAGCCACGGTACGTTGCAGCCAGCACAGCTGAAGCCTAGTTGTATTGCGAGACCTTCCTCGGGTCAGCGTCAGCAACCTCTCTAGTATAGGGGAACATGCTTCTTGAGATCATGTTGTCGTGGGTCTTAGTGAACATGACTTACCCGAGCAACCACATGAGGTACGCCTCTAGGTGGCGAGTGACGTCCTCGTTGCATGCCAGTGGGTGGATGTTGTTCGCCTATCAAAAAAGGAACAAGTACAATTATCTTCATCCATTAATAACTTAAAGGAGATGAGAAAATAGTACAAGATATACATACCACAAACTAAATGAGAAAGGCCTTCATCGGGCCGTGCTTCTCGGTCCCTAgaaaatcccttaacgaggctATATCGTCCCTCTGTTCAACAATGGAGAAGCATGCCAACAATTCATTGTGCCAGCCCACACCCACATCCCTAGCCACAATAGTGGCACCCGCACAAGGCAGGCCCATCACGAGCAAGAGGTCCTCGAGTGTGGGTGTCATCTCaccgcacgggaggtggaacgtgCGCGTCTTGGGATGCCACTTGTTGACTAGGGCCGCCTCCGAGGCCCCACTAATgcgtccacctccaccagccGACACAACGAAAGTAGGCCAGCAGCACACAACCTGCAAACATAATACATTTAGTGATGAATACTGATAAAAATCCGTATGAAACATTAAATTCAAATTGTTAAAACCTCAGGATCCATCGctcgtcaatcctcatgagctcatccggcACATGAGGTCATAGTATTGGGAGCTCCTCAGCCTGCACCGTGATGTGGTACGAACGGTGCCCAACGTCGAGCTAAGGGTCAAGCAGATCCAACTGCGCCATACTACAATTTCACAAGTTATTTTCATTCttatatgcaaaacaaacacaAAGGAAGAAGTGTCGACCAGTCTAGACCTGGTTTAGACTAGTCCTTATTTCTAGGAACTGAATAAGTAAGTATCCAACATATAATATGacataatagattgttcaaatcatacacaaatatgtgaacaaatcaCAAGCTAACATGTTACAATCTTGTACATAGTGACAGTCTCAGTACTAACACAATAAAGTACAATGTTGTGCACACGAATATCCATCACACTATAAATTACAATATTAATCGATCTCAATGAGTTGTCGAAGCTGGCGATCGATGACAACGAGGACGTTTTCCATCTACACCTGACCTGGAAGGACGTGCTTTAGCGGGGTTCACACTTATGACACCAACGGTGCATTTTTTGTAAGTGTGTCCTATTCCATTGCACTTGCTGTACAATTTCATGCGACGCCCAGCTTctacttcatccatgtcattacagAGCCTCGTAGTCCTACGTCATCCcttattcttcttcatcttatTGACATCAGGGATGAACAAACAATTGGGCCTAGATTCCTttgtgaaagaaccataaataaTATAGCTTCTTTCTTGAAGTAGTTAGAGACGTACCTCTGGGTCCTCATCCCTATCATAGCACACGCGGCAATCACATCGGAGCATAGCTTTTGCAGTAGAATTGGCTTGTAGTAGGTGCAAACACACCTGTCAAcgaagatggtgcactcttgaataactctctcatgtttgccccctccttcct
This genomic interval carries:
- the LOC133884564 gene encoding uncharacterized protein LOC133884564, with protein sequence MAARNTCMASEDDYETEQKKQAAADVLFHYSQFVMVCIGEGVRPTDLRLHLMKEVSGMPTSLKEPQQAAASPDSSGEPSSSGTMKGDKNGIS